The following are encoded in a window of Flavobacterium psychrotrophum genomic DNA:
- a CDS encoding SDR family NAD(P)-dependent oxidoreductase produces the protein MADKQETSGNNKVWFITGTSRGFGRVWTEAALKRGDKVAATARKLESIADFKEKYGDNVLTLELDVTNAEQVKSTIEQAHAYFGRLDIVFNNAGYSLVGTIEEAGANDIRALYETNVLGPVAVIQAALPILRKQGYGHILGTSSNLGHVTLPVVGYYCSSKWAFEAIHESLAKEVAAFNIKVTIIEPGAFATEFGSQESLKFAPELDIYNDFKQEFFGSLQNMERGNPEATPDAIFAVVDTDTPPLRLFLGSHNLPWTRGAYAERMATWEAWEEVANAAQGETK, from the coding sequence ATGGCTGATAAGCAGGAAACTTCAGGAAACAATAAAGTATGGTTCATTACCGGAACCTCAAGGGGATTTGGCCGTGTGTGGACAGAAGCTGCATTAAAAAGGGGCGACAAAGTAGCAGCTACAGCCCGCAAGCTGGAAAGCATTGCCGATTTTAAGGAAAAGTATGGCGACAATGTGCTGACGCTGGAACTTGATGTAACAAATGCTGAGCAGGTAAAAAGTACCATAGAACAGGCTCACGCATACTTTGGCAGGCTGGATATTGTGTTTAACAATGCAGGATACTCGCTTGTAGGTACTATAGAAGAGGCCGGTGCCAATGACATTAGAGCGTTATATGAAACAAATGTTTTAGGACCTGTCGCAGTTATACAGGCGGCACTACCTATTTTAAGAAAACAAGGGTATGGGCACATACTAGGCACATCAAGTAATCTGGGGCATGTAACATTACCGGTTGTTGGCTATTACTGCTCATCTAAATGGGCATTTGAAGCCATACACGAAAGCCTTGCTAAAGAGGTGGCTGCTTTTAATATAAAAGTTACCATTATAGAACCGGGAGCTTTTGCCACTGAGTTTGGAAGCCAGGAATCGCTTAAGTTTGCACCGGAGCTTGATATTTATAACGACTTTAAGCAGGAGTTTTTTGGTTCTTTGCAAAACATGGAACGTGGCAACCCCGAGGCAACCCCTGATGCTATATTTGCGGTAGTAGATACAGATACCCCACCATTACGCTTATTTTTAGGTAGCCACAACCTGCCCTGGACACGCGGAGCTTATGCAGAACGTATGGCTACATGGGAAGCATGGGAAGAAGTAGCTAATGCAGCACAGGGTGAGACAAAATAA
- a CDS encoding helix-turn-helix domain-containing protein has translation MKKEEIDVHKFGSISEAHEIMGLPKPKHPLISLINGSDIEGEVRMPTGTHILQFYKMSYKPKLGGKLKYGQGYYDFDEGGLLFASPNQVIGQNENESVADCSQYTLLIHPDFLWNYPLAKKIKQYGFFSYATDETLHLSETEKDTIMSIFKMIEAELNSRIDDFSQDVMIAHIELLLSYANRFYKRQFITRKAVNHEVLQKLDDLLENYLSNEATVNQGLPTVHYLAEKLNLTPSYLSDMLRSLIGQNAQQYIHAKLIDKAKELLSSTTLSMSQIAYQLGFEHSQSFSRLFKTKTSLSPLEFRQSFN, from the coding sequence ATGAAAAAAGAAGAAATTGACGTCCATAAATTTGGATCCATATCAGAAGCACATGAAATTATGGGCCTGCCCAAGCCTAAACATCCGCTGATAAGCCTTATTAACGGATCTGACATTGAGGGCGAAGTAAGGATGCCCACGGGTACGCACATACTACAGTTTTATAAGATGTCGTACAAGCCAAAGCTGGGTGGCAAATTAAAGTATGGCCAGGGCTATTATGATTTTGATGAAGGCGGGTTGCTGTTTGCATCGCCCAACCAGGTTATTGGCCAGAATGAAAACGAAAGTGTAGCCGATTGCTCTCAATATACGCTGCTGATACATCCTGATTTTTTATGGAATTACCCATTAGCAAAAAAGATAAAACAGTATGGTTTCTTCTCTTATGCTACAGATGAAACACTACATCTTTCTGAAACGGAAAAAGATACGATCATGTCTATTTTTAAAATGATCGAAGCAGAGCTTAACAGCCGTATTGACGATTTTAGCCAGGACGTAATGATAGCACACATTGAGCTCTTACTAAGTTACGCCAATCGTTTTTATAAACGCCAGTTTATAACCCGTAAAGCGGTCAACCATGAAGTATTACAAAAGCTTGATGACCTGTTAGAAAATTATTTAAGTAACGAAGCAACAGTAAACCAGGGGCTTCCTACCGTACATTATCTGGCTGAAAAACTTAACCTTACCCCTAGTTATTTAAGTGATATGTTAAGGTCACTCATTGGGCAAAATGCACAGCAATACATTCATGCAAAACTTATAGATAAGGCAAAAGAGCTACTGTCTTCTACTACCCTTTCTATGTCGCAAATAGCCTACCAGCTGGGTTTTGAGCACTCACAATCGTTCAGTCGCCTGTTCAAAACAAAGACCAGCCTGTCGCCTCTTGAGTTCAGACAGTCTTTTAACTGA
- a CDS encoding Crp/Fnr family transcriptional regulator encodes MYELFQKYLDDKTTLTETESARICSFAIIKKLRKKQYLLQEGDIWKYDAFITKGCLRTYTVDEKGSEHVNSFSIENWWTGDRESLLSQQPSRYNIDAIEDSELILFTHDNFELLCNEIPAFNTMINTILQRSFIAAQNRIQAALSFTAEEKYLNFINKYPGFAIRIPQTMIASYLGMTPETLSRIRKLTAKK; translated from the coding sequence ATGTATGAACTTTTTCAAAAATACCTCGACGATAAAACAACTCTTACAGAGACAGAGTCAGCGCGTATCTGTTCGTTTGCCATCATCAAAAAACTACGTAAAAAGCAATACCTGCTTCAGGAAGGTGATATCTGGAAATATGATGCCTTTATAACTAAGGGCTGTTTACGCACCTACACTGTAGATGAAAAGGGTAGTGAACATGTAAACAGTTTCAGTATTGAGAACTGGTGGACGGGCGATCGCGAAAGCCTCTTATCCCAACAGCCGTCACGCTATAATATTGATGCGATAGAAGACAGTGAACTGATACTGTTTACCCATGATAATTTTGAGCTGCTGTGTAATGAGATACCTGCATTCAATACTATGATCAATACCATATTACAGCGCAGTTTTATAGCGGCACAAAACCGTATACAGGCAGCGCTGAGTTTTACCGCTGAAGAAAAATACCTTAATTTTATAAATAAATACCCGGGCTTTGCCATACGCATACCACAAACCATGATAGCTTCGTATCTGGGTATGACACCGGAGACCTTAAGCCGCATAAGGAAACTAACAGCAAAAAAATAA
- a CDS encoding SDR family oxidoreductase has translation MSKTIFITGTSSGFGKLTAITLANAGHSVIAGMRNTATKNAAAAQELSSIANIEVVDIDITDDVSVTTAFEKTLAKYGKIDVLVNNAAVSGFGLLEGYSIEQVRKMFEVNVYGVLRTYQAVLPSMRREKSGLIINITTGASGHTLPFMVPYISSKLVVESITEGLQDELSDYGIENVSIQPGVYPTEMNNGSKSGINADKEDIITDYGTDAANKFNALGAALFGKMAEFDMNPQTIADGILELVAMKKGERPLRFPLDAIAQGTDKEFIQARADIKAKWLAAYSN, from the coding sequence ATGTCAAAAACAATTTTCATTACAGGTACAAGTTCGGGCTTTGGAAAACTTACAGCAATAACATTAGCTAATGCAGGGCATTCGGTTATTGCAGGAATGCGAAATACAGCAACTAAAAATGCGGCGGCGGCGCAGGAGTTATCTTCAATTGCAAATATTGAAGTAGTAGATATTGATATTACAGACGATGTATCAGTAACTACAGCTTTTGAAAAAACACTTGCTAAATATGGCAAAATTGATGTACTGGTAAACAATGCCGCTGTTAGTGGCTTCGGATTACTTGAAGGCTACTCAATAGAACAGGTGCGCAAAATGTTTGAGGTAAATGTATATGGCGTACTGCGCACTTATCAGGCAGTACTACCCTCAATGCGCCGGGAGAAAAGCGGCCTTATTATCAACATTACTACCGGTGCCAGCGGCCATACGCTTCCTTTTATGGTGCCATATATCTCGTCAAAACTTGTAGTAGAAAGTATTACTGAAGGCTTACAGGATGAACTTTCTGATTACGGTATCGAAAACGTAAGCATACAGCCGGGCGTATATCCTACAGAAATGAACAACGGCTCTAAATCGGGCATTAACGCTGATAAGGAGGATATTATTACTGATTATGGCACTGACGCTGCAAACAAGTTCAATGCCTTAGGAGCAGCACTGTTTGGTAAAATGGCAGAGTTTGATATGAATCCACAAACTATAGCTGATGGCATACTGGAACTTGTTGCCATGAAAAAGGGAGAACGCCCGCTTCGTTTCCCGCTTGATGCCATTGCCCAGGGCACCGATAAAGAATTTATACAGGCACGCGCAGATATTAAAGCTAAATGGCTTGCCGCTTATAGTAATTAA
- a CDS encoding VOC family protein has product MITNRNTSNQKVQASAIALLNLVMFFSSSEKATAQNGAGIIGIDHVGINVPDLATAIPFFSNVLGFTPVTQLGPIPLDAAWKNLNHINPNTGAVTIKMINAGTGASIEVFQYADNKGSRIQPNADDIGASHIAFYTSDIKATVSHLKSKGVKILGEPFLTPSGDTAGETWVYFETPWGSKMELVSYPDGKGYEKTSPKTVLWSPKNSTIEKVPDAASMDIEKNKALVEKHFALWNEKNAVKRLALMQEIYAPDIEMTDRNFVANGNNEINTFIVGLQQKNPDAGFAVKSVTAHHNIVRLYWENGPKANPAAVTGMDLFVIENGKVQKLYVFVDDVE; this is encoded by the coding sequence ATGATAACAAATCGTAATACTTCAAATCAAAAAGTACAGGCTTCTGCCATTGCCCTGCTTAACTTAGTAATGTTTTTCTCATCCTCAGAAAAGGCAACCGCGCAAAACGGTGCCGGAATTATTGGCATTGACCATGTGGGTATAAATGTGCCCGACCTTGCCACAGCCATACCTTTTTTTAGTAACGTGCTTGGTTTTACACCCGTAACTCAACTTGGCCCTATTCCGCTGGATGCAGCCTGGAAAAATCTTAACCATATTAATCCCAATACCGGGGCAGTAACTATAAAAATGATAAATGCGGGAACAGGCGCCAGCATTGAAGTTTTTCAGTATGCTGATAATAAGGGCAGCCGCATACAACCTAATGCCGATGATATTGGAGCATCGCACATAGCATTCTACACATCGGACATTAAGGCTACAGTAAGCCATCTTAAAAGCAAAGGTGTAAAAATACTGGGCGAACCTTTCCTTACCCCTTCTGGCGATACGGCAGGAGAAACATGGGTATATTTTGAAACCCCGTGGGGCTCTAAAATGGAACTTGTTTCGTATCCTGACGGCAAAGGCTATGAAAAAACAAGTCCTAAAACCGTGCTTTGGTCACCTAAAAATAGTACAATAGAAAAAGTGCCTGATGCTGCCAGCATGGATATCGAAAAAAATAAAGCACTGGTTGAAAAACACTTTGCACTATGGAATGAAAAAAATGCTGTAAAGCGTCTTGCCTTAATGCAGGAAATTTATGCTCCTGATATTGAGATGACTGACCGAAATTTTGTTGCCAATGGAAACAATGAGATCAACACATTTATTGTTGGCCTGCAACAAAAAAATCCCGATGCCGGGTTTGCAGTTAAATCAGTAACGGCACACCATAATATAGTACGGCTATACTGGGAGAATGGCCCAAAAGCAAACCCTGCTGCCGTAACAGGAATGGACCTCTTTGTCATTGAAAATGGCAAAGTACAAAAGCTGTATGTTTTTGTAGACGATGTTGAATAA
- a CDS encoding methionine aminotransferase → MQFKSKLPYIHSHIFSYMSGLANQYNAINLSQGFPNFEPDAVLKNLVAKCLSENTSQYAPMPGLPLLREEIARKIQCCFNVAVDPDTEVTIGCGATEMIFDTITAFIWPGDEVIIIEPGYDCYRPAIDVVGGVPVVYKMKAPDFSIDWQELAACITPKTRMICISTPNNPTGALMSREDMQELARLTAGTNIIILSDEVYEHMVFDGAVHESPLKYPELRERTVAVYSFGKTLHITGWRIGYAVAPPLLTAELRKVHQNSVFSTPHPLQKAIALYLSESDEYLNLNTLYQQKRDLFRQAMATTKFKPLSCPGSYFQLYDYSAISDEGDLAFCERLVKEYGVAAIPVSRLYTDHQDDRLIRFCFAKTDDVLLAAAKRLELL, encoded by the coding sequence ATGCAGTTCAAATCAAAACTACCCTACATACATTCGCACATCTTTTCTTATATGTCCGGGCTCGCAAACCAGTATAATGCCATTAACCTGTCTCAGGGTTTCCCTAATTTTGAGCCTGATGCAGTGCTTAAAAACCTGGTAGCGAAATGCCTCTCTGAAAATACAAGCCAGTATGCACCCATGCCCGGGCTGCCACTGCTACGCGAAGAAATAGCAAGAAAAATACAATGCTGCTTTAACGTAGCCGTTGACCCTGACACCGAGGTGACCATAGGCTGTGGTGCTACCGAAATGATATTTGATACCATTACTGCCTTTATATGGCCGGGAGATGAAGTTATTATAATAGAGCCCGGTTACGATTGTTACCGTCCTGCCATAGATGTAGTAGGGGGTGTGCCTGTAGTGTATAAAATGAAAGCACCCGATTTTAGTATCGACTGGCAAGAACTGGCGGCGTGCATTACCCCAAAAACACGCATGATTTGCATTAGCACACCTAACAACCCCACCGGTGCGCTGATGAGCAGGGAAGATATGCAGGAACTCGCACGCCTTACCGCAGGTACCAATATTATTATATTAAGTGATGAAGTGTATGAACACATGGTTTTTGATGGTGCCGTACACGAAAGCCCGCTCAAATATCCTGAACTCAGGGAGCGTACCGTTGCGGTATACTCCTTTGGTAAAACGCTACACATAACAGGATGGAGGATAGGCTATGCCGTTGCTCCGCCACTGCTTACTGCAGAACTGAGAAAAGTGCACCAAAATTCGGTTTTTAGTACACCACACCCATTGCAAAAAGCCATTGCACTGTACCTGTCAGAAAGTGATGAGTATCTTAACCTTAATACACTCTACCAGCAAAAACGCGATTTGTTCAGGCAGGCTATGGCTACTACTAAGTTTAAACCGCTTAGCTGCCCGGGGTCGTATTTTCAGTTATATGATTATTCGGCAATATCTGACGAGGGCGACCTTGCGTTTTGTGAAAGGCTGGTTAAAGAATATGGCGTGGCAGCAATACCTGTTTCCCGTCTGTATACAGATCATCAGGATGACAGGCTGATACGTTTTTGCTTTGCCAAGACAGATGATGTGTTACTGGCTGCTGCAAAAAGGCTGGAGCTACTTTAA
- a CDS encoding YegP family protein, protein MGMFVISKRENGDYKFEFTSRKGTIIFTSISCKNKYDCERIIDAVREDLTLFKFTKNTTVGRKFFFRISRGGLVLATSRRYSTEFSLQKGITEIHKQAPLAETLDFSENSFAFPDADAVFI, encoded by the coding sequence ATGGGGATGTTTGTAATTAGCAAACGCGAAAACGGCGACTACAAGTTTGAATTTACATCCCGTAAGGGAACCATTATTTTTACCAGCATAAGCTGTAAAAACAAGTACGACTGCGAACGTATTATAGATGCTGTACGCGAAGACCTTACCTTATTTAAATTTACAAAAAACACCACTGTAGGCCGCAAGTTCTTTTTCAGGATATCGCGTGGCGGGCTTGTACTGGCTACCAGCCGCAGGTATTCTACAGAATTTAGTTTGCAAAAAGGCATTACCGAAATACACAAACAGGCGCCACTTGCAGAGACACTCGATTTTTCTGAAAATAGTTTTGCATTTCCTGATGCCGATGCTGTTTTTATCTAA
- a CDS encoding DUF4919 domain-containing protein, with amino-acid sequence MKKLLFMALLTITVSAAAQTQELSKPDYTGIEKNIKDKTSQYFYKKLFARFTTADSTLTLEERRHLYYGFSFTEKYSPYSSSPSGDELKKLLEKENLTNKEMQKVVLLAGRELDLYPFNIRMREYRQYFLKKLGKNADAALENSRIEIILDAILSTGDGTSKDNAFYVIEVGNEYQLLDILGFEYGGEQSLVEGRYDYLTLQKNAYNVEGFYFDVSRSLQSMRH; translated from the coding sequence ATGAAAAAGCTGCTTTTCATGGCACTGCTTACAATAACGGTAAGCGCTGCCGCACAAACACAAGAACTATCAAAGCCTGATTATACCGGAATCGAAAAAAACATTAAGGATAAAACCTCTCAGTATTTTTATAAAAAGCTGTTTGCCCGCTTTACTACTGCCGATAGTACACTAACGCTGGAAGAGCGTCGACACCTGTATTATGGCTTTTCGTTTACCGAAAAATACAGTCCTTACAGCAGTAGCCCGAGTGGAGATGAATTAAAAAAACTGTTAGAGAAAGAGAATCTTACTAATAAAGAAATGCAAAAGGTGGTCTTGCTGGCCGGTAGGGAACTCGACCTTTATCCGTTTAACATCAGGATGCGTGAGTATCGCCAGTACTTCCTCAAAAAACTGGGCAAAAATGCTGATGCTGCCTTAGAAAATTCCCGTATCGAAATAATACTTGATGCCATACTCAGCACCGGAGACGGCACCAGTAAAGACAATGCTTTTTATGTAATAGAAGTAGGCAATGAATACCAATTGCTGGATATACTGGGTTTTGAATACGGTGGCGAGCAAAGCCTTGTAGAGGGGCGTTATGACTACCTTACACTCCAAAAAAATGCATATAATGTAGAGGGATTTTATTTTGATGTGAGCCGCAGCCTGCAAAGCATGCGGCATTAA
- a CDS encoding DUF4919 domain-containing protein, producing the protein MRKILTLLAFLMVSGTTFAQQTTAPDYALIKKNITDKTSDYYYPNLVARYTAADTSMTLEQRRHLYYGTATINAKTDRNASTEALRKMSELLMKPEPSRDDLEAVLDYTTTILAYDPYSITIKQYRQYCLRELGYYKQAIAERAQTEIIVDAILSSGDGSTVDNTIHVVSQETEFEIVHLLGFEPEGDEYATNGQVDYITLGKNAYGKPGLYFEVPQQSKQLTGL; encoded by the coding sequence ATGAGAAAGATACTTACCTTACTGGCTTTCCTGATGGTATCAGGAACCACTTTTGCGCAACAAACCACTGCTCCTGATTATGCGCTTATCAAAAAAAATATTACTGATAAAACTTCAGACTACTACTACCCTAACCTTGTAGCACGCTATACAGCCGCCGATACCAGCATGACGCTGGAACAGCGCAGGCACCTGTATTATGGTACTGCAACTATAAATGCCAAAACAGACCGCAATGCCAGTACTGAGGCATTAAGAAAAATGAGCGAGTTACTTATGAAACCGGAACCAAGCCGCGATGACCTTGAGGCGGTACTTGATTATACCACCACGATACTGGCCTATGATCCTTATAGCATTACCATAAAACAATACCGCCAGTACTGCCTTAGAGAACTGGGGTATTACAAGCAGGCAATAGCCGAAAGGGCACAAACAGAAATTATTGTAGATGCCATACTTAGCAGCGGCGACGGCAGCACTGTAGATAATACAATACACGTTGTAAGCCAGGAAACCGAGTTTGAAATAGTACACCTCTTAGGCTTTGAACCCGAAGGTGACGAATATGCCACGAATGGACAGGTAGATTATATAACTTTAGGAAAAAACGCTTACGGCAAGCCCGGGCTTTATTTTGAAGTTCCCCAGCAGTCTAAACAGCTTACCGGCCTCTAA
- a CDS encoding DHH family phosphoesterase, whose protein sequence is MMTREDIDTVKQLLTAPKKIAIIPHRNPDGDAMGSTLGLYHFLQQMGHTPVVITPNEFPDFLAFLPSSETVKVFERDIDGCTKLLQEAELVFTLDFNTLSRTGDCMAAALKNLTVPFVMIDHHQAPDTYAVVTFSDTSFGSTCEMVYHFIQQLGESQYINKTVGTCLYTGIVTDSGSFRFHTTTGTTHRIVAEFIDLGVDNSAIHSLLYDNHSQSRIKILAKSLQNMQVLPQFHTSYMFLTQEDLNSFGHNKGDTEGIVNYGLSMKGICFTAFFTENKDEGIIKISFRSKDGFDVNKYAREHFSGGGHINAAGGKSTESLDATIQKFIATLAHIKIEG, encoded by the coding sequence ATGATGACACGCGAAGATATCGATACGGTAAAGCAGCTGCTTACCGCGCCTAAAAAAATAGCCATAATTCCGCACCGCAACCCCGATGGCGATGCTATGGGTTCTACCCTTGGGCTATACCACTTTTTACAGCAAATGGGCCATACGCCCGTGGTTATTACACCAAATGAGTTTCCTGATTTTCTTGCATTTCTTCCGTCTAGCGAAACCGTAAAGGTTTTTGAACGCGATATAGATGGTTGTACCAAATTATTACAGGAAGCTGAGCTTGTTTTTACACTAGATTTTAATACCCTTAGCCGTACAGGAGATTGTATGGCCGCGGCACTTAAAAATCTTACCGTGCCGTTTGTAATGATAGACCACCACCAGGCGCCAGATACCTATGCCGTAGTAACATTTAGCGATACAAGCTTTGGCTCTACCTGCGAAATGGTGTACCATTTTATACAGCAGCTGGGCGAAAGCCAATATATAAACAAAACCGTAGGCACCTGCCTGTATACCGGTATTGTTACAGATTCCGGTTCTTTCCGTTTTCACACTACTACCGGCACTACGCACCGCATAGTTGCTGAGTTTATTGACCTTGGGGTAGATAACAGCGCCATACACAGCCTGCTGTATGACAACCATTCGCAAAGCCGCATAAAAATTCTGGCAAAATCGCTTCAAAATATGCAGGTACTGCCACAATTTCATACTTCGTATATGTTTCTTACGCAGGAAGATCTTAATAGCTTTGGGCACAACAAGGGCGATACAGAGGGCATTGTTAATTACGGACTTAGCATGAAAGGCATTTGTTTTACTGCCTTTTTTACCGAAAATAAAGATGAAGGCATCATTAAGATATCATTCCGTTCTAAAGATGGTTTTGATGTAAATAAATATGCCCGCGAACATTTTAGCGGCGGAGGCCACATCAATGCAGCGGGAGGTAAAAGCACTGAATCTCTTGATGCTACCATACAAAAATTTATTGCTACATTAGCGCACATAAAAATTGAAGGATAA
- the gldI gene encoding gliding motility-associated peptidyl-prolyl isomerase GldI produces the protein MKKILSTAMILAALSLAGCSQQQARRPVSQSSGTFMKESIERNKKLIANEEQQIDSVMKSNPSVKYTASTKGYWYYYQKENTTDTITPKRGDIAYFEYDIKDVKGNVIYSQTELRPQVYHVDKQNIMMGLRDGIKLMNKGETVTFMFPSHMGFGYHGDNDRIGTNVPLICTVTLNDIKPESEAQEN, from the coding sequence ATGAAAAAGATTTTAAGCACCGCTATGATACTTGCAGCGCTTAGCCTTGCAGGCTGTTCTCAGCAGCAGGCACGCAGGCCGGTATCACAAAGCTCTGGTACTTTTATGAAAGAGAGCATTGAGCGCAATAAAAAGCTGATCGCTAATGAGGAACAGCAAATAGATTCGGTAATGAAAAGTAATCCTTCTGTAAAATATACAGCTTCGACAAAGGGCTACTGGTACTATTACCAAAAAGAAAATACTACAGATACCATAACACCAAAACGCGGCGATATTGCTTATTTTGAGTATGATATAAAAGATGTAAAGGGTAACGTTATTTATAGCCAGACAGAACTGCGCCCGCAGGTGTACCATGTAGATAAGCAAAACATAATGATGGGCCTTAGAGATGGCATTAAGCTAATGAATAAGGGAGAAACGGTTACTTTCATGTTTCCGTCGCACATGGGCTTTGGTTATCATGGCGATAACGACCGAATAGGCACAAATGTGCCGTTAATATGCACCGTAACGCTTAATGACATTAAGCCGGAAAGTGAAGCACAAGAGAATTAA
- a CDS encoding peptidylprolyl isomerase has translation MTSLFLGLIALFTSCVSTPPAKIDADKLNDGLYAEMVTNKGTILLQLEYQKTPLTVANFVTLAEGKNEMVSAEYKGKKFYNGLTWHRVIKDFMIQGGDPKGDGSGGPGYKFADEINADLKHTGPGILSMANAGPATNGSQFFITHKATPHLDGIHTVFGHVVQGIEVVNAIEQGDKIESVKIIRVGKEAKKFNAEKVFKEYYEKAAAELKAKEAALAKHKADKLAEFADLKTNGTKTQSGLIYKITKKGAAAKPADGTQVLIDYSGYLEDGYLFDSSVAQTAKDMGNYIAQKDAAGAYKPIPFSIGTKSGMIPGFLEGLEQMAPGDEAIIYIPSHLGYGERGAPRGKIPGNANLVFELRMLPAN, from the coding sequence ATGACAAGTCTTTTTTTAGGTTTAATAGCCCTGTTTACATCATGCGTTAGCACGCCTCCGGCTAAGATAGATGCCGACAAATTAAATGATGGCCTGTATGCTGAAATGGTTACCAATAAAGGAACCATACTTTTACAACTGGAATACCAAAAAACGCCACTTACTGTAGCTAACTTTGTTACCCTTGCTGAAGGCAAGAACGAAATGGTAAGTGCAGAATATAAAGGAAAGAAATTTTATAACGGCCTTACATGGCACCGTGTTATTAAAGATTTTATGATACAGGGCGGCGACCCTAAAGGCGATGGCTCTGGCGGGCCGGGCTATAAATTTGCCGATGAAATAAATGCCGACCTTAAGCACACCGGCCCCGGCATATTAAGTATGGCTAATGCAGGCCCTGCAACTAACGGAAGCCAGTTTTTTATTACCCATAAAGCTACACCGCACCTGGATGGTATACACACTGTTTTTGGACATGTGGTTCAGGGTATTGAGGTTGTAAACGCCATAGAGCAGGGTGATAAAATTGAAAGCGTAAAAATTATCCGTGTGGGTAAAGAGGCTAAGAAATTTAATGCCGAAAAAGTATTTAAAGAATACTATGAGAAAGCTGCTGCCGAACTGAAAGCTAAAGAAGCTGCACTTGCAAAACATAAAGCTGACAAGCTTGCTGAATTTGCCGACCTTAAAACAAATGGTACTAAAACACAATCAGGCCTTATTTATAAGATTACTAAAAAAGGTGCTGCTGCAAAACCTGCAGATGGTACACAGGTACTTATAGATTATTCTGGCTACCTGGAAGATGGTTACCTTTTTGACTCAAGTGTGGCGCAAACGGCTAAAGATATGGGCAACTACATTGCACAAAAAGATGCTGCCGGCGCTTATAAGCCAATTCCTTTTAGCATTGGTACAAAAAGCGGAATGATCCCGGGCTTTTTAGAAGGTCTTGAGCAAATGGCTCCTGGTGATGAAGCTATAATTTACATCCCATCGCACCTTGGCTACGGAGAACGTGGCGCACCAAGGGGCAAAATTCCGGGCAATGCTAACCTGGTGTTTGAACTAAGAATGCTACCCGCAAATTAG